From Flavobacterium sp. 102, a single genomic window includes:
- a CDS encoding thioesterase family protein produces the protein MDITPKSVYTVRFSDCDLFGHLNNARYIDYFLNAREDHLKTYYNLDLVEFYQKNVSWVVGGHEIAYLRPAMYNEKVSIQSTLLKADAEYLLVEIQMKSENESHLKAIMRTKFVPIDTKTGRKSPHEASFFDWAKTIENSKIEHYNTLEERINQLLFRKVSEI, from the coding sequence ATGGACATAACTCCAAAATCGGTTTATACCGTTCGTTTCAGCGACTGTGATTTATTCGGACATTTAAACAACGCCCGCTACATCGATTATTTTTTAAATGCCAGAGAAGATCATCTTAAAACTTACTATAATTTAGATTTGGTTGAATTCTATCAAAAAAATGTTTCTTGGGTTGTTGGCGGGCATGAAATTGCTTATCTCCGTCCGGCTATGTACAATGAAAAAGTGTCCATTCAATCCACTTTACTCAAAGCCGATGCCGAATATTTATTAGTAGAAATCCAAATGAAAAGCGAAAATGAATCACATCTAAAAGCCATTATGAGAACCAAATTTGTACCCATTGATACAAAAACCGGTAGAAAATCACCTCATGAAGCTTCCTTTTTTGATTGGGCAAAAACCATTGAGAACAGTAAAATTGAACATTACAATACATTAGAAGAGCGAATTAATCAGTTATTGTTCAGAAAAGTATCAGAAATATAA
- a CDS encoding TetR/AcrR family transcriptional regulator produces the protein MISKADRTKQFIIEKIAPIFNCKGYACTSLNDMIVATGLTKGSIYGNFESKDEVALAVFDYNFQLVVTHIRSKMETRNSIVEKLLVYPETYRNYLQLPFLQHGCPVMNTAIEADGTHPQLKAKAANAIQFWRSSMERQLNEGMASGEIKSDSNTNEICTVIISLIQGGVMQTKVTGNTIALNSGMDYLVRFIQNLKG, from the coding sequence ATGATTTCAAAAGCTGACCGTACCAAACAATTTATTATTGAAAAAATCGCACCTATCTTTAATTGTAAAGGATATGCTTGCACTTCGCTCAATGATATGATTGTGGCTACCGGCTTGACCAAAGGAAGCATTTATGGAAACTTTGAAAGTAAAGATGAAGTAGCTTTAGCGGTTTTTGATTATAATTTTCAACTTGTTGTTACTCATATCAGAAGCAAGATGGAAACCCGAAATTCCATTGTGGAAAAATTACTTGTTTATCCCGAAACGTATAGAAATTACCTTCAATTGCCTTTTTTGCAACACGGTTGTCCGGTGATGAATACCGCTATTGAAGCTGATGGAACGCATCCGCAATTAAAAGCTAAAGCGGCTAATGCCATACAATTCTGGAGAAGTTCAATGGAAAGACAATTGAACGAAGGAATGGCATCAGGCGAAATCAAATCAGATAGTAATACCAACGAAATTTGTACGGTCATTATTTCACTTATACAAGGCGGCGTTATGCAGACAAAAGTTACAGGGAATACAATTGCGCTCAACAGCGGAATGGATTATTTAGTGCGTTTTATCCAAAACCTTAAAGGCTAA
- a CDS encoding choice-of-anchor I family protein produces MSKNYTTKSLLFLLMMAFSSVSWGQTLVHYWNFNDNSSIATITTPTSTLGGATLNAIAGGISAIDFAGGTGQNFNVLNLNARNSDVSGTHLRFNDPIGGALEFALPTSGYENIIVKFATRRSGSGAGTQSWSYSLDGTNYVAFTTVNPNNGDPALATLNFSAVTGANNNANFKLKVEFSQGDGGTVGNNRFDNFTVEGSSLGGTDTVAPIATFLPTNTTTNVAITANPTITFNEAVRLLDDSAINDTNVDALVELRLNNATGTLVPFDATFSGNVITINPTAVLANNQVYYVSLLPNLVEDLSNNALVTSPSATFTTIANQTQFTAGDIAFVAYRMNATATEDEVAFITFVDIIAGTFINFTDSKYTTNSPAQCANGIVWTATQCVPAGSVVTIQTSALLSNNGTVTGSGFGLSSGGDQVIAYTGSNANPNYLTALTSNGWVATNTSCSGSLSMLPTGLIDGVSSLNTTTSPGNVAGNTVNAFYSGIQIGTPAALRTSILNPTNWTGVAGGTAAQTWPTWNFPSSLQVQSVSVINNTTIQVTFNNNLDIISASNIANYTGVPNLASVTILNNIATLNYSIGFASATNYTLVISNVQDSTNALMSCPFSYAFSYNTSVSLASNFITVNETAGTLSFVVNLSSPATSSVDLVVKGTPFSTADSNDFTLATQTLNFTGSSALTQTITIPIIDDILEEQQAEYFVLSLENAVGLSISGTPTSTVYIIDNDRLAPVPSNQIELNYIGSFDPSGSNSSTCEIVVHDPVSQRLFTTSAIAGFLDIINFSDPTTPTVVSSIDMNSYGGVTSVAVKNGVVAVASPNADETLNGSVVFFDTNGVFLKQVTVGALPDMITFSPDGNKVMTANEGQPNANYSIDPEGSVSIIDISGGIAALTQANVTTLLFTAYNAQEATLIASGVRKLKLTSTMSQDFEPEYITISADSQKAWVTLQENNAIAEINLVTTSFTDIWALGTKDVSIPGNGMDISDNNNQVLIANWPIQAFYMPDAVASYNVGGTTYIVTANEGDEKEYTGFVERTTVGSASYLLDAVNFPNASVLKQSYNMGRFRVSNLSGNTDADPEFETINAVGARSFSIFNATTKQLVYDSGDDFEMFTAANLPTLFNADHEDNVAKGRSRAKGPEPEGVTVAQIGTETFAFVSLERVGGVMVYNVTNPNNPTFIDYKNSRSTSAYAGDHGPEGITYVSAENSPTGTPYILVANEISGTITIFEVDANDLSTPDFEENVPTFVVFPNPSVDNGLVYFNRSADIEVYDISGKIILSQKEAQTIDTKDFSAGIYIIKTGEGITKRLIIK; encoded by the coding sequence ATGTCAAAAAATTACACTACAAAAAGCCTGTTATTCCTCTTAATGATGGCTTTTTCCTCTGTTTCTTGGGGACAAACTTTAGTTCACTATTGGAACTTCAATGACAATAGTTCGATTGCGACCATCACAACACCAACTTCTACACTTGGTGGTGCCACTTTAAATGCGATTGCGGGTGGAATCAGTGCTATTGATTTTGCCGGAGGAACAGGACAAAACTTTAATGTTTTGAATTTGAATGCTCGCAACAGTGATGTTTCAGGAACACATTTGCGTTTTAATGACCCTATTGGCGGTGCTTTGGAATTTGCTTTGCCTACGTCAGGTTATGAAAACATCATTGTGAAATTTGCCACACGTCGTTCAGGTTCAGGCGCAGGAACACAATCTTGGTCTTATTCTTTGGATGGAACCAATTATGTCGCTTTTACAACTGTAAATCCGAATAATGGTGATCCGGCTTTAGCTACTTTAAATTTTTCGGCGGTTACTGGTGCGAATAACAACGCCAACTTCAAATTAAAAGTCGAATTTTCTCAAGGTGATGGTGGAACTGTTGGCAACAATCGTTTTGACAATTTTACGGTTGAAGGTTCATCGCTTGGTGGTACAGATACAGTAGCTCCAATTGCCACTTTCTTACCAACCAATACAACTACTAATGTGGCTATAACTGCCAATCCTACCATAACTTTTAATGAAGCCGTTCGTTTACTGGACGATTCAGCAATTAATGATACGAATGTGGATGCTTTGGTTGAATTGCGTTTGAACAATGCAACCGGAACTCTAGTGCCGTTTGATGCTACTTTTTCCGGTAATGTGATCACGATTAATCCAACGGCAGTGTTGGCTAACAATCAAGTATATTATGTGTCTTTGTTACCAAATCTGGTGGAAGATTTGAGTAATAATGCTTTGGTGACTTCTCCATCAGCAACATTTACAACTATCGCTAATCAAACGCAATTTACCGCTGGTGACATCGCTTTTGTTGCCTACAGAATGAATGCAACCGCTACCGAAGATGAAGTAGCTTTTATCACTTTCGTGGATATTATTGCAGGTACTTTTATCAACTTTACCGATTCAAAATACACTACAAATTCACCGGCGCAATGTGCCAACGGAATTGTATGGACAGCAACGCAATGCGTTCCGGCTGGTTCTGTGGTGACTATTCAAACTTCTGCATTACTTTCTAACAACGGAACTGTAACCGGTTCAGGTTTCGGATTAAGTTCTGGTGGCGATCAAGTGATTGCTTACACCGGTTCAAATGCTAATCCCAATTATCTTACGGCTTTGACTTCTAACGGATGGGTTGCTACAAACACATCATGTAGCGGAAGTTTATCAATGCTACCAACAGGTTTGATTGACGGAGTTTCATCGTTAAACACAACAACTTCTCCGGGAAATGTTGCCGGAAATACTGTAAATGCTTTTTACAGCGGAATACAAATCGGAACACCGGCAGCTTTAAGAACATCGATTTTGAATCCAACCAACTGGACAGGTGTTGCGGGTGGAACGGCAGCTCAAACTTGGCCAACCTGGAATTTCCCTAGTTCGTTGCAAGTACAAAGTGTATCAGTAATAAACAATACAACTATTCAAGTTACTTTCAACAATAACTTAGATATAATTTCGGCTTCTAATATTGCCAATTATACCGGTGTACCTAATTTAGCTTCAGTAACCATTTTAAATAACATTGCAACCTTAAATTATTCAATCGGTTTTGCTTCGGCAACCAACTATACTTTGGTGATTAGTAATGTGCAAGATTCCACTAATGCCTTGATGTCTTGTCCATTCTCATATGCGTTTTCTTATAACACTTCAGTAAGCTTAGCTTCTAATTTTATTACGGTAAATGAAACGGCTGGCACACTTTCTTTTGTAGTTAATTTGTCAAGTCCGGCAACAAGTTCAGTAGATTTAGTAGTAAAAGGAACGCCTTTCAGTACGGCTGACAGCAACGATTTTACTTTGGCAACACAAACTTTAAACTTTACCGGTTCAAGTGCTTTGACACAAACCATTACTATTCCAATTATTGACGATATTTTGGAAGAACAACAAGCGGAGTACTTTGTGTTGAGTCTCGAAAATGCAGTAGGTTTATCAATTTCAGGAACTCCAACATCAACGGTTTATATTATTGATAACGACAGATTAGCACCGGTTCCAAGCAACCAAATCGAGTTAAATTATATTGGTAGTTTTGATCCATCTGGTAGTAATTCAAGTACTTGTGAAATTGTAGTTCATGATCCGGTTTCTCAACGATTATTTACAACGAGTGCGATTGCAGGATTTTTAGATATTATCAATTTTAGTGATCCAACCACACCAACAGTAGTAAGCTCAATCGATATGAATTCATACGGTGGCGTAACTTCGGTTGCGGTCAAAAATGGAGTAGTAGCAGTGGCTTCGCCTAATGCTGATGAGACTTTAAATGGTTCAGTAGTATTTTTTGATACCAATGGAGTTTTCTTAAAACAAGTAACCGTTGGCGCTTTACCTGATATGATTACGTTTTCACCGGATGGAAATAAAGTAATGACAGCCAATGAAGGTCAGCCAAACGCTAACTATTCTATTGATCCTGAAGGTTCAGTAAGTATTATTGATATTTCGGGTGGAATTGCTGCTTTGACACAAGCCAATGTAACTACCTTATTGTTTACGGCTTATAATGCGCAAGAAGCCACTTTAATTGCATCGGGTGTTAGAAAATTAAAATTGACAAGCACTATGTCTCAAGATTTCGAACCGGAATACATAACAATTAGTGCTGACTCTCAAAAAGCTTGGGTTACTTTACAAGAAAATAATGCTATTGCTGAAATCAATTTGGTAACAACTTCATTCACCGATATTTGGGCACTAGGAACCAAAGATGTAAGCATACCAGGAAACGGAATGGATATCTCTGACAATAACAACCAAGTATTAATTGCCAACTGGCCAATTCAAGCGTTCTACATGCCGGATGCCGTTGCCAGTTACAACGTTGGCGGTACAACTTATATAGTAACGGCCAATGAAGGAGATGAAAAAGAGTACACAGGATTTGTAGAAAGAACTACCGTTGGTTCGGCTTCTTATTTGTTAGATGCTGTGAATTTTCCAAATGCAAGTGTCTTGAAACAATCGTATAATATGGGCCGTTTTAGAGTTTCTAACTTAAGCGGAAATACAGATGCTGATCCTGAATTTGAAACCATCAATGCTGTTGGAGCGCGTTCATTCTCTATTTTCAACGCTACAACGAAACAATTAGTTTATGATAGTGGTGATGATTTCGAAATGTTTACAGCAGCTAATTTACCAACACTTTTCAATGCAGACCATGAAGATAATGTAGCCAAAGGAAGAAGTCGTGCCAAAGGACCGGAACCGGAAGGTGTAACGGTTGCTCAAATTGGAACAGAAACTTTTGCTTTTGTTTCTTTGGAAAGAGTAGGTGGTGTGATGGTTTACAATGTAACCAATCCGAATAATCCAACTTTTATAGATTATAAAAACAGTAGAAGTACATCAGCGTATGCTGGTGATCATGGTCCGGAAGGGATTACGTATGTGTCTGCTGAAAACAGTCCGACAGGAACACCTTATATTTTAGTGGCCAATGAAATTAGTGGAACAATTACCATTTTCGAAGTTGACGCAAATGATTTGTCTACACCTGATTTTGAAGAGAATGTGCCAACATTTGTTGTTTTCCCAAATCCTTCTGTGGATAATGGTTTGGTTTACTTCAATCGTTCAGCCGATATTGAAGTTTATGATATTTCTGGAAAAATAATTTTATCGCAAAAAGAGGCACAAACTATTGATACGAAAGATTTCAGTGCAGGAATCTATATTATCAAAACCGGTGAAGGCATTACAAAACGATTGATTATTAAATAA
- a CDS encoding T9SS type A sorting domain-containing protein — translation MKKNYLLTLLILFQLVSQAQTFEWLRTPSITFSMNPGMISYPNATDHQGNTYVCGFKNNATSYTDIFGNLALLKYDTNGTLVSTKNINGDVHAYKLVTDNAGNLYMAVTYLTSITIDNFNLTTNLLNVNPLLLKFNANGELLWHKVIPGDFTQHFNAMAIDSQQNVFIGYDDYQNSFIEKLDANGNSLQLITQTQVKLLSAVSIDTEGNIYAAGSCAEMNANFNGTNMPAPFLYNVYVVKYNPTGQMQWMHYVEDITCPEPMVIARTPDEVYFSSHLFDAFSIGDITCEGPMGNYDFFLAKFNSTGTVQWVREVPGSGGAEIGQRNFLTLDNQGNIYVAGKTQGTIQWNTNVSSQTQVGSNSDVLILKYSPQGNVLWAKTAGGNSEDRTDGISILADGSVMVSGMANDIINFDNLQAGTDDFQYYPFLAKLNPATLDVPNHNQNSLVVYPNPTKDFITISSNGYRGKAELFSILGQIFEIFEISNDQTVLNLSEVATGTYFLKLNQQVVKVVRY, via the coding sequence ATGAAAAAGAATTACTTACTTACACTTTTGATCCTGTTCCAATTGGTATCACAAGCGCAGACTTTTGAATGGCTGCGAACGCCAAGCATTACTTTTAGTATGAATCCGGGAATGATCAGTTATCCAAACGCAACAGACCATCAAGGGAATACTTATGTTTGCGGATTTAAAAATAATGCAACGTCTTACACTGACATTTTTGGTAATCTTGCTTTACTTAAATATGATACAAATGGAACTTTGGTTTCCACTAAAAATATCAATGGTGATGTTCATGCTTATAAATTGGTCACCGATAATGCCGGAAATCTATATATGGCTGTAACCTATCTTACTTCAATTACTATTGACAATTTTAATTTGACCACCAATTTGCTAAACGTAAATCCGTTATTACTAAAATTCAATGCCAATGGTGAACTGCTGTGGCACAAAGTAATTCCGGGTGATTTTACCCAACATTTCAATGCGATGGCGATTGACAGCCAACAAAACGTATTTATAGGTTATGACGATTATCAAAATTCCTTTATTGAAAAATTGGATGCTAATGGAAACTCTTTGCAACTCATCACACAAACTCAAGTAAAACTCCTCAGCGCTGTCAGTATAGATACAGAAGGCAATATTTACGCGGCCGGTTCGTGTGCCGAAATGAACGCCAACTTCAACGGTACCAATATGCCTGCGCCTTTTCTATACAATGTTTATGTCGTAAAATACAATCCGACCGGACAAATGCAATGGATGCATTATGTAGAAGACATTACTTGTCCGGAACCAATGGTCATTGCCCGAACACCGGATGAAGTCTATTTCAGCTCACATTTATTTGACGCTTTTTCGATTGGCGACATCACTTGCGAAGGTCCGATGGGTAATTATGATTTCTTTTTGGCTAAATTCAATTCGACAGGAACAGTACAATGGGTAAGAGAAGTTCCGGGAAGCGGTGGTGCCGAAATTGGTCAACGCAACTTTTTAACTCTTGACAATCAAGGAAATATTTATGTGGCCGGAAAAACACAAGGTACTATTCAATGGAATACCAATGTGAGTTCGCAAACCCAAGTTGGTTCCAACAGTGACGTGCTGATTTTAAAATATTCACCTCAAGGCAATGTGCTTTGGGCGAAAACCGCCGGTGGTAATTCTGAAGACCGAACCGATGGCATCAGCATTTTGGCTGATGGAAGTGTTATGGTATCCGGAATGGCGAATGATATTATCAATTTTGACAATTTACAAGCCGGAACTGATGATTTTCAATATTATCCTTTTTTGGCCAAATTAAATCCGGCAACTTTAGACGTTCCGAACCACAATCAAAATTCACTGGTAGTTTATCCGAATCCGACCAAAGATTTTATTACAATTTCTTCGAATGGCTATCGTGGAAAGGCTGAATTGTTTTCCATTTTGGGACAAATCTTTGAAATCTTTGAAATCTCCAATGACCAAACGGTTTTAAATTTAAGCGAAGTAGCCACCGGAACTTATTTCTTGAAACTAAACCAGCAAGTAGTTAAAGTAGTGAGGTATTAA
- the hemN gene encoding oxygen-independent coproporphyrinogen III oxidase — MSVSLVQKYNVPGPRYTSYPTVPYWDEVSFSESKWQQTFLRSFKESNATEGISLYIHLPFCESLCTFCGCHKRITKRHEVEHPYIEAVLKEWELYCNLFTEKPIIKEIHLGGGTPTFFSPENLERLITGILRKAKKASEYEFSFEGHPNNTTREHLQKLYDLGFRRVSYGVQDYSEKVQTAIHRIQPFHNVAKVTFWAKEIGYTSISHDLVFGLPFQTLENVVDTIEKTNSLSPNRLAFYSYAHVPWIKGNGQRGFKDEDVPKDDEKRQLYEVGKTLLFKKGYHEIGMDHFALEEDTMYKAFKAGKLHRNFMGYTASKTQLMIGLGVSSISDSWYAFAQNEKELETYYARLANNELPVYRGHVLTEEDLIIRRHILNLMCQFETSWKEDNLYFKELPEVLAQLHEMESDGLLLMQPNRLVVTEKGKAFVRNICMAFDLRLKRKTPQTQLFSMTV, encoded by the coding sequence ATGTCAGTTTCATTAGTCCAAAAATATAACGTTCCAGGTCCGCGATACACCAGTTATCCAACAGTTCCATATTGGGACGAAGTTTCTTTTTCTGAATCGAAATGGCAACAGACCTTTTTGCGAAGCTTCAAAGAAAGTAATGCTACTGAAGGTATTAGCCTTTATATTCATTTACCATTTTGCGAAAGTCTGTGTACGTTTTGTGGTTGCCACAAGCGCATAACCAAACGCCACGAAGTAGAACATCCTTATATCGAAGCCGTACTCAAAGAATGGGAATTGTATTGTAATTTATTTACAGAAAAGCCAATCATCAAAGAGATTCATTTGGGCGGCGGAACACCAACTTTCTTTTCTCCTGAAAACTTAGAGCGATTGATTACCGGAATTCTTCGCAAAGCCAAAAAAGCTAGCGAATACGAATTCAGTTTTGAAGGACATCCCAACAATACGACACGTGAACATTTACAAAAACTATATGATTTAGGTTTTAGAAGAGTGAGTTATGGCGTGCAAGATTACAGCGAAAAAGTACAAACCGCTATACATAGAATTCAACCCTTTCACAATGTGGCCAAAGTAACTTTTTGGGCGAAAGAGATAGGCTATACTTCGATTTCACATGATTTGGTTTTCGGGTTACCTTTTCAAACATTAGAAAATGTGGTTGACACGATTGAAAAAACCAATTCGCTTTCCCCTAATCGCTTGGCATTTTACAGTTATGCACACGTACCATGGATTAAAGGCAACGGACAACGTGGTTTCAAAGACGAAGATGTTCCGAAAGATGATGAGAAACGCCAACTTTATGAAGTAGGCAAAACTCTTTTGTTTAAAAAAGGGTATCATGAAATCGGAATGGATCACTTTGCCTTGGAAGAAGACACCATGTACAAAGCCTTCAAAGCCGGAAAGTTACATCGTAATTTTATGGGTTATACGGCATCTAAAACCCAATTGATGATTGGTTTAGGCGTCTCTTCTATCAGTGACAGTTGGTATGCCTTTGCCCAAAACGAAAAAGAACTAGAAACCTATTACGCCCGTTTGGCCAACAATGAATTACCGGTTTACCGTGGGCACGTTTTAACCGAAGAAGACCTAATCATTCGCCGTCATATTCTTAACTTGATGTGCCAATTTGAAACATCATGGAAAGAGGACAACTTATACTTTAAAGAACTTCCCGAAGTATTAGCACAACTCCACGAAATGGAAAGCGACGGATTGTTATTAATGCAACCCAACCGTTTGGTTGTAACCGAAAAAGGAAAAGCTTTTGTGCGCAACATCTGTATGGCTTTTGATTTAAGGTTGAAACGCAAAACACCACAGACACAATTGTTCTCGATGACGGTTTAG